One region of Termitidicoccus mucosus genomic DNA includes:
- a CDS encoding homocysteine S-methyltransferase family protein, translated as MPRLKTLLESLAARPLQCDGATGTQLQQLGLRPGESCERWVLDQPEKVRLVHRRYFDAGADLLTTNTFGGTALALAAHGLAERAADINRAAVRLAREVAGERAWVLGDIGPFGGILEPVGETTPDAAADAFRAQAAALLDGGADAILVETMSDPAEAALAIAAAREAGARLVIATYAFQHTPSGFRTMMGTDAPAAVRAALEAGADIVGANCGTQLSLDDYATLCARLVAAANGAPVIVQPNAGSPERDGDSIVYHTTPEAFAAAAAHYLALGARIVGGCCGTTPAHIVASARGALGK; from the coding sequence ATGCCCCGCCTAAAAACCCTCCTTGAATCCCTCGCCGCCCGCCCGCTCCAATGCGACGGCGCGACCGGCACGCAACTCCAGCAACTCGGCCTCCGCCCCGGCGAGTCCTGCGAACGCTGGGTGCTCGACCAGCCCGAAAAAGTCCGCCTCGTCCACCGGCGCTATTTCGACGCGGGCGCCGACCTCCTTACCACCAATACCTTCGGCGGCACTGCCCTCGCGCTCGCCGCGCACGGCCTCGCGGAACGCGCCGCCGACATCAACCGCGCCGCCGTGCGCCTCGCCCGCGAGGTCGCCGGCGAACGCGCCTGGGTGCTCGGCGACATCGGCCCCTTCGGCGGCATCCTTGAACCCGTCGGCGAAACCACGCCCGACGCCGCGGCCGACGCCTTCCGCGCGCAAGCCGCCGCGCTGCTCGACGGCGGCGCCGACGCCATTCTGGTCGAGACCATGTCAGACCCCGCCGAGGCCGCGCTCGCCATCGCTGCCGCGCGCGAGGCGGGCGCGCGGCTTGTCATTGCCACGTATGCCTTTCAGCACACGCCGTCCGGATTCCGCACCATGATGGGCACCGATGCCCCCGCCGCCGTGCGGGCCGCGCTCGAGGCCGGGGCGGACATCGTCGGCGCCAATTGCGGCACGCAACTTTCCCTCGACGACTACGCCACGCTGTGCGCCCGGCTCGTTGCCGCCGCAAACGGAGCCCCCGTCATCGTGCAACCCAACGCCGGTTCCCCCGAGCGCGACGGCGACAGCATTGTTTATCACACGACCCCGGAGGCCTTCGCGGCAGCCGCGGCGCATTACCTCGCGCTCGGCGCGCGCATCGTCGGGGGTTGTTGCGGGACGACGCCCGCCCACATCGTGGCGTCCGCCCGCGGCGCCTTGGGCAAATGA
- a CDS encoding zeta toxin family protein codes for MGKVSRRPTLYLIAGCNGAGKTTFAKIFLPSEVKCLRFLNADEIARGLSPLAPAQSAIKAGRILLEEISACLQRKETFALESTLSGKTYIKLFRRALELGYEIELHYLWLATPKQAIARVRRRVCKGGHDVPSDDIKRRFFRSRGHLLADYLPLATRWVIWNNTRIPSRQLASSISTDIDSVRKLLIA; via the coding sequence ATGGGCAAAGTGAGCCGCCGCCCCACGCTCTACCTCATCGCAGGCTGCAATGGTGCGGGCAAAACCACCTTCGCCAAAATTTTCCTCCCGAGCGAGGTCAAATGCCTGCGCTTCCTCAACGCCGATGAAATCGCCCGCGGCCTCTCCCCGCTCGCGCCCGCGCAAAGCGCGATAAAGGCGGGGCGCATTCTGCTGGAGGAAATTTCCGCCTGTCTGCAACGCAAAGAAACCTTTGCCCTCGAATCGACGCTCAGCGGGAAAACTTACATCAAACTTTTTCGGCGGGCGCTGGAGCTCGGCTACGAAATCGAGCTTCACTACCTCTGGCTTGCAACGCCGAAACAAGCCATCGCCCGCGTCCGCCGCCGCGTTTGCAAAGGAGGCCACGATGTCCCCAGCGATGACATAAAGCGGCGTTTTTTCCGCAGTCGCGGGCATCTGCTGGCGGATTATCTGCCACTCGCCACCCGCTGGGTGATTTGGAACAACACTCGAATTCCGTCGCGGCAACTCGCATCATCTATCTCGACAGATATTGATTCCGTCCGGAAACTACTCATCGCATGA
- the glnS gene encoding glutamine--tRNA ligase, with protein sequence MSADSHASHPTSSSADAPAPGDFIRDIVAQDLAGGRHSRIITRFPPEPNGYLHLGHAKSICLNFGIALENNGRCNLRMDDTNPAKEEVEYVESIIADVRWLIDGWADHCLGLVPAGAKPARSDRDGAAPDYHAAPAAPGAADTAPFFASDYFDALYAYAEQLILKGKAYVCDLSPEETDAYRGAPDQPGRPSPWRDRIIEESLDLFRRMRAGEFPDGARTLRAKIDMASPNVWLRDPLLYRIRHTAHHHAGDGWCVYPLYDYAHCLSDYIEGITHSICTLEFVPHRPLYDWILEALGLPRPLPHQYEFAKLNLAYTLFSKRRLLRLVQEKVVSGWDDPRMPTLSGIRRRGVPAAAVRNFARGVGVTKYDGVTELPVYENAIRDELNRVAHRRLAVLRPLKLTLANIAPGETIECAATNHPGDPALGARPLALTREVYIEADDFAEVPPPKYHRLKPGGEVRLKYACIIKLDEIVKDAAGNITELRCTADLATRSGQPDSNRKVKGTIHWVSARDAVDAEVRLYDRLFTVPEPGADDNYLGHLNPHSVEVLTAKLEPSLKDADAETRYQFERLGYFALDRKDSAPGRPVFNRTITLKDTWAK encoded by the coding sequence ATGTCCGCCGACTCCCACGCCAGCCATCCGACCAGTTCCTCCGCCGACGCGCCCGCGCCGGGCGATTTCATTCGCGACATCGTTGCGCAGGATCTCGCCGGGGGCCGGCACTCCCGGATCATCACCCGCTTTCCTCCCGAGCCCAACGGCTACCTCCACCTCGGCCATGCCAAATCCATCTGCCTGAACTTCGGCATCGCGCTCGAAAACAACGGACGCTGCAACCTCCGCATGGACGACACCAACCCCGCCAAGGAGGAGGTCGAATACGTCGAGTCCATCATTGCCGATGTCCGCTGGCTCATCGACGGCTGGGCGGACCACTGCCTCGGCCTCGTGCCCGCCGGCGCCAAGCCCGCCCGCTCCGACCGCGACGGCGCCGCGCCCGACTACCACGCCGCGCCCGCCGCACCCGGCGCCGCGGACACGGCGCCCTTCTTCGCCTCCGACTACTTCGACGCGCTCTACGCCTACGCCGAACAGCTCATCCTCAAAGGCAAAGCCTACGTCTGTGACCTCTCCCCCGAGGAGACCGACGCCTACCGCGGCGCTCCCGACCAGCCCGGCCGCCCCAGCCCCTGGCGCGACCGCATCATCGAGGAAAGTCTCGACCTCTTCCGCCGCATGCGCGCCGGCGAGTTCCCCGACGGCGCCCGCACCCTGCGCGCGAAGATCGACATGGCCTCGCCCAACGTCTGGCTGCGCGACCCGCTCCTCTACCGCATCCGCCACACCGCCCATCACCACGCCGGCGACGGCTGGTGCGTGTATCCGCTTTACGACTACGCGCACTGCCTCTCCGACTACATCGAGGGCATCACGCACTCGATCTGCACGCTCGAGTTCGTCCCCCACCGCCCGCTCTACGACTGGATTCTGGAGGCGCTCGGGCTGCCCCGCCCGCTCCCGCACCAATACGAGTTCGCGAAACTCAACCTCGCCTACACCCTCTTCAGCAAACGCCGCCTCCTGCGCCTCGTGCAGGAAAAGGTCGTCAGCGGCTGGGACGATCCCCGCATGCCCACGCTCAGCGGCATCCGCCGCCGCGGCGTGCCCGCCGCCGCCGTCCGCAATTTCGCGCGCGGCGTCGGCGTCACCAAATACGACGGCGTTACCGAGCTGCCCGTTTACGAAAACGCGATCCGCGACGAACTCAACCGCGTCGCGCACCGGCGCCTCGCCGTCCTTCGCCCGCTCAAGCTCACCCTCGCGAACATCGCCCCCGGCGAGACCATCGAGTGCGCCGCCACCAATCACCCCGGCGATCCCGCCCTCGGCGCCCGTCCCCTCGCGCTCACCCGCGAGGTTTACATCGAGGCCGACGACTTCGCCGAGGTTCCCCCGCCGAAATACCACCGCCTCAAGCCCGGCGGCGAGGTCCGCCTCAAATACGCCTGCATCATCAAGCTCGACGAGATCGTGAAGGACGCCGCGGGCAACATCACCGAGCTCCGCTGCACCGCCGACCTCGCCACCCGCAGCGGCCAGCCGGATTCCAACCGCAAGGTCAAAGGCACCATCCACTGGGTGAGCGCGCGCGACGCCGTCGACGCCGAGGTGCGCCTCTACGACCGCCTCTTCACCGTCCCCGAGCCCGGCGCCGACGACAACTATCTCGGCCACCTCAATCCCCATTCGGTCGAAGTCCTCACCGCCAAGCTCGAACCGTCCCTCAAGGACGCCGACGCGGAGACTCGCTACCAATTCGAACGCCTCGGTTACTTTGCGCTCGACCGCAAGGACAGCGCGCCCGGCCGGCCCGTCTTCAACCGCACGATCACGCTGAAGGACACATGGGCAAAGTGA
- the purU gene encoding formyltetrahydrofolate deformylase: MSTPNTIVALLHGPDRAGLVAKTSGWIYENGGNILHADQHRDMAAEIFFQRIEWTAAPSGLAADASLFKRFAETLGMTVRVADAARRTKVAIFVSKFDHCFHDLILRWKSGDHACDIVAIVSNHRDLEAAAKGYGLPYHYIPVAAGTKAAAETKQLELLDQLGIELVIMARYMQVLSADFLAKCANRPVINIHHSFLPAFAGGRPYQQAHERGVKLIGATAHYATPVLDDGPIIQQDVVRVTHRHGVNDLVRKGRDLEKIVLAQAVRWHLEHRVLVYGNKTVVFD; encoded by the coding sequence ATGAGCACGCCCAATACCATTGTCGCCCTGTTGCACGGTCCCGACCGCGCCGGGCTCGTTGCAAAAACCTCCGGATGGATCTACGAAAACGGCGGCAACATCCTGCACGCCGACCAGCATCGCGACATGGCGGCGGAAATTTTCTTCCAGCGCATCGAGTGGACCGCAGCCCCCTCGGGACTCGCCGCCGACGCCTCGCTTTTCAAACGCTTCGCCGAGACCCTGGGCATGACCGTGCGCGTCGCCGACGCCGCGCGGCGCACGAAGGTCGCGATCTTCGTCTCGAAGTTCGACCACTGTTTCCACGATCTCATCCTGCGCTGGAAATCCGGCGACCACGCGTGCGACATCGTCGCCATCGTGTCCAACCACCGCGATCTCGAGGCCGCCGCGAAAGGCTACGGCCTGCCTTATCATTACATCCCGGTGGCCGCCGGGACGAAGGCCGCCGCCGAGACGAAACAGCTCGAATTGCTCGACCAGCTCGGCATCGAGCTGGTCATCATGGCGCGCTACATGCAGGTGCTGTCGGCCGACTTTCTGGCGAAGTGCGCAAACCGTCCGGTGATCAACATCCACCATTCCTTCCTGCCCGCGTTTGCCGGCGGGCGCCCCTATCAGCAGGCGCACGAGCGCGGCGTGAAGCTCATCGGCGCCACCGCGCACTACGCCACGCCGGTGCTCGACGACGGCCCCATCATCCAGCAGGACGTCGTGCGGGTGACGCATCGCCACGGCGTGAACGACCTCGTCCGCAAGGGCCGCGACCTCGAAAAGATCGTCCTCGCCCAGGCGGTGCGCTGGCACCTGGAGCATCGCGTGCTCGTTTACGGCAACAAGACGGTTGTGTTCGATTGA
- a CDS encoding dUTPase: protein MDKLEEIFRMQDALNRRIGVALPPAGDEEKAKWVLNYTRALQQETAELIDSVPWKWWAKYQKFDEQNAKVEVVDLFHFLVSLAQTLGMSADDVYQAYVKKNQVNHQRQDTGYAKKDEGDSRHI from the coding sequence ATGGACAAGCTCGAGGAAATCTTTCGCATGCAGGACGCGCTCAATCGCCGCATCGGGGTCGCGCTGCCGCCTGCCGGTGACGAGGAAAAAGCGAAGTGGGTGCTCAACTACACCCGCGCGCTCCAGCAGGAGACGGCGGAGTTGATCGACTCCGTGCCGTGGAAGTGGTGGGCGAAATACCAGAAATTCGACGAGCAGAACGCGAAGGTGGAGGTGGTTGACTTGTTCCACTTCCTCGTGTCGCTCGCGCAGACGCTCGGCATGAGCGCCGACGATGTGTACCAGGCCTACGTGAAAAAAAACCAGGTCAACCACCAGCGCCAGGACACCGGCTACGCCAAAAAGGACGAGGGCGACTCGCGGCACATTTAG
- a CDS encoding tryptophanase → MQKPSPASPATKVKFFSGEDLPLELHKVRVVQKLHLVPVERRLAAITEASFNTYQLSTRDIYLDMLTDSGVNAMSDNQTAAMHRADDAYAGSQSFTRLRDAVEEVLGKKYLLPVHQGRAAENVISRAFVKPGSILPMNYHFTTTLAHIMENGGKVVELLHYPDALQISSTNPFKGNMDIAALEALIARHGPAQIPFIRMEASTNLIGGQPFSIANLREVRRVADKHGILLVLDASLIGENCYFIKKREPEFKDASVGEILKVMCDLCPLVYFSARKLSSSRGGGICTNDKAIYDKLKNLVVLFEGFVTYGGISVREIESMTVGLHETTDETVISQSPSFIEYFVNEAVKRGVPMVTPPGGLGAHIDAGGILPHVPREEYQAGAFAAALYIAGAIRGMERGTVSSVRDENGKDVLADIELLRLAFPRRVFTLSQTRYALDRLHWLYLNRGLIGGLKFVEEPPVLRFFNGRLAPTSDWPQKLAAKFREDFGDSL, encoded by the coding sequence ATGCAAAAACCCTCCCCTGCCAGCCCCGCCACAAAGGTGAAATTTTTCAGCGGCGAAGACCTCCCGCTCGAATTGCACAAGGTGCGCGTCGTCCAGAAACTCCACCTCGTGCCCGTCGAGCGCCGCCTCGCCGCCATCACCGAGGCCAGTTTCAACACCTACCAGCTCAGCACGCGCGACATTTACCTCGACATGCTCACCGACAGCGGCGTGAACGCCATGAGCGACAACCAGACCGCCGCCATGCACCGCGCCGACGACGCCTACGCCGGCTCGCAAAGCTTCACCCGCCTGCGCGACGCCGTCGAGGAGGTGCTCGGCAAGAAATACCTCCTCCCCGTCCACCAGGGCCGCGCCGCCGAGAACGTCATCTCCCGCGCCTTCGTGAAGCCCGGCAGCATCCTGCCGATGAACTACCACTTCACCACCACGCTCGCCCACATCATGGAAAACGGCGGCAAGGTCGTCGAACTCCTCCACTACCCCGACGCGCTGCAAATCAGCAGCACGAACCCCTTCAAGGGCAACATGGACATCGCCGCCCTCGAAGCCCTCATCGCCCGGCACGGCCCCGCCCAAATCCCCTTCATCCGCATGGAGGCCTCCACGAACCTCATCGGCGGCCAGCCCTTCTCCATCGCCAACCTGCGCGAAGTGCGCCGCGTCGCCGACAAGCACGGCATCCTGCTCGTGCTCGACGCCTCGCTCATCGGCGAAAACTGCTACTTCATCAAAAAACGCGAGCCCGAGTTCAAGGACGCCTCCGTCGGCGAAATCCTCAAGGTCATGTGCGACCTGTGCCCCCTCGTCTATTTCTCGGCGCGCAAGCTCAGCTCGTCCCGCGGCGGCGGCATCTGCACCAACGACAAGGCCATCTACGACAAGCTGAAAAACCTCGTCGTCCTGTTCGAGGGCTTCGTCACCTACGGCGGCATCAGCGTCCGCGAAATCGAGTCGATGACGGTCGGCCTCCACGAGACCACCGACGAGACCGTCATCTCGCAAAGCCCCTCGTTCATCGAGTATTTCGTCAACGAGGCCGTGAAACGCGGCGTCCCGATGGTGACGCCCCCCGGCGGGCTGGGCGCGCACATCGACGCCGGCGGCATCCTCCCGCACGTCCCCCGCGAGGAATACCAGGCCGGCGCCTTCGCCGCCGCCCTCTACATCGCCGGCGCCATCCGCGGCATGGAGCGCGGCACCGTGTCGAGCGTCCGGGACGAAAACGGCAAGGACGTCCTCGCCGACATCGAACTGCTCCGGCTGGCGTTCCCGCGCCGCGTGTTCACGCTCTCGCAAACCCGCTACGCCCTCGACCGCCTCCACTGGCTTTACCTGAACCGCGGCCTCATCGGCGGCCTGAAATTCGTCGAGGAGCCGCCCGTGCTGCGCTTCTTCAACGGACGCCTCGCCCCCACCAGCGACTGGCCGCAGAAGCTCGCCGCGAAATTCCGCGAGGACTTCGGCGACAGCCTGTGA
- a CDS encoding trypsin-like peptidase domain-containing protein, which translates to MFFPQASSAPASRRCFYLAASAVFAFAVAVAPGARAAKPDAAPGHAAPPALAVDGTPVTEGKRPPLVSYSDVLEPVQKTVVSVASSRYVRQRLPFPWLAPGGGREFKQEGIGSGVIVTPDGYILTNHHVVEGADELIVRLADEREFKAEVVGSDPKTDVAVIKVDAAGLPAVTLADSDRIRVGDIVFAIGNPLGVGQTVTMGIVSATGRRVGILDEVAGYEDFIQTDAAINQGNSGGALLDAKGRLVGINSAILSPTRGNIGIGFAIPVNLARNIMNSLVTSGKVSRGFLGVSVDSLGGELAETLGLPRDTRGVIITDLSPGGPAEQAGLQRYDVITAINGQPVTTFQELRLQVARQQPDSEIAISLLRDGKEQRVTARLGGQGEALGYNELLPGVRVNRLTGELRRSLNIDPRLDGLVIASVDDDSPYAERLAPNMVIVEINRVPAGSIETARRSIIAGRNLFTVYLNGAFRPLVIVVK; encoded by the coding sequence ATGTTTTTTCCGCAAGCCAGCTCCGCGCCCGCCTCTCGTCGCTGTTTTTATCTCGCGGCCTCCGCCGTGTTTGCCTTCGCCGTCGCCGTGGCTCCCGGCGCGCGCGCGGCGAAACCCGACGCCGCGCCCGGCCACGCCGCCCCGCCCGCGCTCGCGGTTGACGGCACGCCCGTCACGGAAGGCAAACGTCCCCCGCTCGTCAGCTACTCCGACGTCCTCGAGCCCGTGCAGAAGACCGTCGTGTCGGTCGCTTCCTCGCGCTACGTGCGCCAACGCCTGCCGTTCCCGTGGCTCGCGCCGGGCGGCGGACGCGAGTTCAAGCAGGAAGGCATCGGCTCCGGCGTCATCGTGACGCCCGACGGCTACATTCTCACCAACCACCATGTCGTCGAGGGCGCGGACGAGCTCATCGTGCGGCTCGCCGACGAGCGCGAGTTCAAGGCCGAGGTCGTCGGCTCCGACCCGAAGACCGACGTCGCCGTCATCAAGGTGGACGCCGCCGGCCTGCCCGCGGTCACGCTCGCCGACAGCGACAGGATCCGCGTGGGCGACATCGTGTTCGCCATCGGCAACCCGCTCGGCGTCGGCCAGACGGTCACGATGGGCATCGTCTCCGCGACGGGCCGCCGCGTCGGCATCCTCGACGAGGTCGCCGGCTACGAGGATTTCATCCAGACCGACGCCGCCATCAACCAAGGCAACTCCGGCGGCGCGCTGCTCGACGCGAAAGGCCGCCTCGTCGGCATCAACAGCGCCATCCTCTCGCCCACGCGCGGCAACATCGGCATCGGCTTCGCCATCCCGGTCAACCTCGCGCGCAACATCATGAACAGCCTCGTGACCAGCGGCAAAGTCTCGCGCGGCTTCCTCGGCGTGAGCGTGGATTCGCTCGGCGGCGAACTGGCCGAGACGCTCGGCCTGCCGCGCGACACCCGCGGCGTCATCATCACGGACCTCTCGCCCGGCGGCCCGGCCGAGCAGGCGGGCCTGCAACGCTACGACGTGATCACCGCCATCAACGGACAGCCCGTCACCACCTTTCAGGAACTCCGCCTCCAGGTCGCGCGCCAGCAGCCCGACAGCGAAATCGCGATCAGCCTTTTGCGCGACGGGAAAGAACAGCGCGTCACCGCGCGGCTCGGCGGACAGGGCGAGGCGCTCGGCTACAACGAGCTGCTTCCCGGCGTGCGCGTGAACCGGCTCACCGGCGAACTCCGCCGCAGCCTCAACATCGACCCTCGCCTCGACGGCCTCGTCATCGCGTCGGTGGACGACGATTCGCCCTACGCGGAGCGGCTCGCGCCCAACATGGTCATTGTCGAAATCAACCGCGTGCCCGCCGGCAGCATCGAGACCGCGCGCCGCTCGATCATCGCCGGACGCAATCTTTTCACCGTTTACCTGAACGGCGCATTCCGCCCGCTCGTGATCGTGGTGAAGTGA
- a CDS encoding SET domain-containing protein translates to MSASSLRKTKVKTASASNKWIRQAGSAIHGRGVYARRAIPAGERIAEYTGERITKAEALRRDEARLARLRRGGDGSVYVFELNKRHDLDGRLSRNIVRFINHSCAPNCETAVVRGHVWISALRDIAGGEELTYDYGFPYSEWRNHPCCCGAPDCVGFIVNKAQRWRVRRILKRERKRP, encoded by the coding sequence ATGTCCGCTTCCAGCCTTCGAAAAACCAAAGTCAAAACCGCCTCTGCATCCAATAAATGGATACGCCAGGCCGGCTCGGCCATCCACGGCCGCGGCGTCTATGCGCGGCGGGCGATCCCGGCGGGCGAGCGCATCGCCGAATACACGGGCGAGCGCATCACGAAGGCCGAGGCGCTCCGCCGTGACGAGGCCCGGCTCGCGCGCCTGCGGCGCGGCGGCGACGGCAGCGTGTATGTGTTTGAGCTGAACAAGCGCCACGACCTCGACGGCCGCCTGTCCCGCAACATCGTGCGTTTCATCAACCACTCCTGCGCGCCGAATTGCGAGACCGCCGTCGTGCGCGGGCATGTCTGGATAAGCGCCCTGCGCGACATCGCCGGGGGCGAGGAGTTGACCTACGACTACGGCTTTCCTTACAGCGAATGGCGCAACCATCCCTGCTGCTGCGGCGCGCCTGACTGCGTGGGATTCATCGTGAACAAAGCCCAGCGCTGGCGCGTGCGGAGGATATTGAAGAGGGAACGAAAGCGCCCGTGA
- the metQ gene encoding methionine ABC transporter substrate-binding lipoprotein MetQ translates to MKKRTFLRLLATALAVPLLALAAGCGPRKARANHLRVGVIAGAEERLAEAAVKVARERHGLEVELVVLSDYNIPNAALDQGDIDANAFQHRPFLDAQVRDRGYKIVAVGNTFVYPLAAYSKRIKSVSALADGATVAVPNDPTNLGRALLLLAREGLLALRPGAGIDATVLDIAANPKKLRIAELDAAHLPRALPDVDLAIINTTYASQIDLNPARDGLFVEGKDSPYVNLIVAREDNKDSPEVRNFVKAYQSDEVLAAAGRIFPGGFVQGW, encoded by the coding sequence ATGAAAAAACGCACTTTCCTCCGCCTCCTCGCCACCGCCCTGGCCGTTCCGCTGCTCGCGCTGGCAGCAGGCTGCGGCCCGCGCAAGGCCCGCGCCAACCACCTCCGCGTCGGCGTCATCGCCGGGGCCGAGGAGCGGCTCGCCGAGGCCGCCGTGAAGGTGGCCCGGGAGCGCCACGGGCTCGAAGTCGAGCTCGTTGTCCTCAGCGACTACAACATCCCCAACGCCGCCCTCGACCAGGGCGACATCGACGCCAACGCCTTCCAGCACCGTCCGTTCCTCGACGCGCAGGTGCGCGACCGCGGCTACAAGATCGTCGCGGTGGGCAACACCTTCGTGTATCCGCTCGCCGCATACTCGAAACGCATCAAGTCCGTCTCCGCGCTGGCCGACGGCGCGACCGTCGCCGTGCCCAACGATCCCACCAACCTCGGGCGCGCCCTGCTGCTCCTCGCGCGCGAGGGACTGCTCGCGCTGCGCCCCGGGGCCGGCATCGACGCCACCGTCCTCGACATCGCCGCCAACCCGAAAAAGCTCAGGATCGCCGAACTCGACGCCGCGCACCTGCCCCGCGCGCTGCCCGACGTGGATCTCGCGATCATCAACACCACCTACGCCAGCCAGATCGATCTCAACCCCGCGCGCGACGGGCTTTTTGTCGAGGGCAAGGATTCGCCATATGTGAACCTGATCGTCGCCCGCGAGGACAACAAGGACAGCCCCGAGGTGCGCAACTTCGTGAAGGCCTACCAGTCCGACGAGGTGCTCGCGGCCGCCGGGCGCATTTTCCCCGGCGGTTTCGTGCAGGGCTGGTAA
- a CDS encoding methionine ABC transporter permease produces the protein MTWGMTFLLLRALGETLVMVCVSGVVGVIGGVPLGVALFVTKPGRFLARPRLHGLLGAIINAGRSLPFYILLVAMIPFTRLLTGTSIGVAAAIVPLAVGAVPFMARMVDGALLEVPASLIEAGSSLGAPARSVIWRVLLPEALPGLLHGVTVMLVTLVNYSAMAGAVGGGGLGDVGNRYGWQRFDPLVMILVVVILIVLVQGIQWLGDRLVTAVDRR, from the coding sequence ATGACTTGGGGAATGACTTTTCTGCTGCTGCGCGCGCTCGGCGAGACGCTGGTGATGGTGTGTGTCTCGGGCGTGGTCGGCGTGATCGGCGGCGTGCCGCTGGGCGTGGCGTTGTTTGTCACCAAGCCCGGGCGCTTCCTCGCCCGCCCGCGCCTGCACGGCCTGCTCGGCGCGATCATCAACGCCGGGCGCTCCCTGCCGTTTTACATCCTGCTCGTGGCGATGATTCCGTTCACGCGCCTGCTCACCGGCACGTCCATCGGCGTGGCGGCGGCCATCGTGCCGCTCGCGGTCGGCGCGGTTCCCTTCATGGCGCGCATGGTGGACGGCGCGTTGCTGGAAGTGCCGGCGAGCCTGATCGAGGCGGGCAGTTCGCTGGGCGCCCCGGCGCGCAGCGTCATCTGGCGCGTGCTCCTGCCCGAGGCGCTGCCGGGACTGTTGCACGGCGTCACGGTGATGCTGGTCACGCTCGTGAATTATTCCGCGATGGCCGGCGCGGTCGGCGGCGGCGGCCTCGGCGACGTGGGCAACCGCTACGGCTGGCAGCGCTTCGACCCGCTGGTGATGATCCTCGTGGTGGTCATCCTGATCGTCCTCGTGCAAGGCATCCAGTGGCTCGGCGACAGGCTCGTCACGGCCGTGGACCGGCGGTGA